In Bartonella machadoae, a single genomic region encodes these proteins:
- a CDS encoding methyltransferase domain-containing protein, which produces MSHPLIFDHDRIEQFRKRAFKKAKEGCDFLLSYMTEDLCKRLSTIDRFFPLALDLHSHTDLVAQTLLHSKKVHSVERVETDILYQSRDKNFHLRPREFLNFPQNYCDLIVSILSLQLTNDTPGVLSQIKNILKPDGLFLAVMAGAGTLVELRECLLQAEIEIYGGASPRIYPFADIREVGALLQRVGFALPVADIENLTIRYNTMFDLMHDLKAMGMQNALIKRSRRPVSKRFFLRAAEIYAQRFSDPDGRIRAQFSFIWLSGWTPHPNQQKPIPPGSAQISLADVLGQKSKKP; this is translated from the coding sequence ATGTCGCATCCTTTAATTTTTGATCATGATCGTATTGAGCAATTCCGCAAACGTGCTTTCAAAAAAGCAAAAGAAGGATGTGACTTTTTATTGTCCTATATGACCGAAGACCTTTGTAAACGTCTCAGTACTATTGATCGTTTTTTTCCATTAGCGCTAGATTTACACAGCCATACAGATCTGGTAGCGCAAACTTTACTGCACTCTAAAAAAGTTCATTCCGTAGAACGCGTTGAAACCGATATACTTTATCAAAGTCGTGACAAAAATTTTCATTTGCGTCCTCGAGAATTCCTTAACTTTCCTCAAAACTATTGTGACCTTATCGTTTCAATTCTTTCCTTACAATTGACCAATGATACCCCTGGTGTTTTGAGTCAGATAAAAAATATTTTAAAACCAGACGGCTTATTCCTAGCTGTTATGGCTGGAGCTGGTACACTTGTAGAATTACGTGAATGTCTCCTCCAAGCTGAAATTGAAATCTATGGCGGTGCAAGCCCTCGAATTTATCCTTTTGCCGATATTCGTGAGGTCGGTGCTCTTTTACAGCGTGTAGGTTTTGCTCTACCTGTTGCAGATATTGAAAACCTCACTATACGCTATAATACAATGTTTGATCTTATGCATGATCTTAAAGCGATGGGAATGCAAAATGCGCTTATCAAGCGCTCACGACGGCCTGTATCGAAGCGCTTTTTTCTTCGTGCAGCAGAAATCTATGCACAACGATTTAGCGATCCGGATGGGCGCATTCGCGCCCAGTTTTCTTTCATATGGCTCTCTGGGTGGACTCCTCACCCAAATCAGCAAAAACCTATTCCACCTGGTTCGGCACAAATATCTCTTGCAGATGTTTTAGGACAAAAATCCAAAAAACCTTAG
- a CDS encoding ComF family protein: MLCFQGMALNSGNILSKLIERLLTILYPPICPGCKQSVSAYGTICSECWKGLQFITKPYCPVMGIPFVCDMGEGFLSGEALKSSLPFSRVRSAIVHKGIAQALVTRLKYSDHIELASFMANWMISAGREIINDCDVIISIPLHFRRFLKRRYNQSAELARYIAMAQKKVFKPGWLVRCRHTRPQVNLSARERKINVLNAFEVPHKVKKYLKGRSILLIDDVFTTGATVTAAAVTLKRAGARQVDVLTFSRVLKEASILPSS, encoded by the coding sequence ATGTTATGCTTTCAAGGAATGGCTTTAAATAGCGGAAATATATTAAGCAAGTTGATTGAACGCTTGCTAACAATTTTGTATCCGCCGATTTGTCCTGGGTGTAAGCAAAGCGTTTCTGCCTATGGTACGATTTGCTCTGAGTGTTGGAAAGGTCTTCAGTTTATTACAAAACCTTATTGTCCTGTTATGGGAATTCCTTTTGTTTGTGATATGGGGGAAGGTTTTCTCAGTGGTGAAGCTCTCAAAAGTTCTCTTCCTTTTTCGCGTGTTCGTTCGGCTATTGTTCATAAAGGGATAGCGCAAGCTTTGGTAACACGATTGAAATATAGTGATCATATAGAATTGGCATCTTTTATGGCCAATTGGATGATATCTGCTGGACGTGAGATTATTAATGATTGTGATGTTATTATTTCCATTCCCTTGCATTTTCGTCGTTTTTTGAAACGACGTTATAATCAATCTGCAGAGCTTGCTCGTTATATTGCAATGGCGCAGAAAAAAGTTTTTAAGCCCGGCTGGCTTGTCCGTTGTCGACATACCCGTCCGCAGGTGAATTTATCTGCGAGAGAGCGAAAAATAAATGTGTTGAATGCTTTTGAGGTGCCACACAAAGTTAAAAAATATTTAAAGGGACGTTCTATTTTGTTGATTGATGATGTTTTCACAACAGGCGCGACTGTTACAGCAGCGGCTGTAACATTGAAACGCGCAGGTGCACGACAGGTTGATGTGCTAACATTTTCGCGTGTCCTAAAAGAAGCCTCTATACTTCCTAGTTCTTGA
- the grxC gene encoding glutaredoxin 3: MKQITIYTRPNCPYCTRARDLLDKKGVKYTDIDASTSRREEMVQRANGRNTFPQIFIGDYHVGGCDDLYALEDEGKLNSLLQDT, from the coding sequence ATGAAACAGATAACAATTTATACTCGCCCTAACTGTCCTTACTGCACGAGGGCACGTGATTTGCTTGATAAAAAAGGAGTAAAATATACAGATATTGACGCATCAACATCTCGTCGCGAAGAAATGGTACAGCGAGCAAATGGGCGCAACACATTTCCACAAATTTTTATAGGTGATTACCATGTTGGCGGTTGTGATGATCTTTACGCCTTAGAAGATGAGGGAAAGCTCAATTCTTTGTTGCAAGACACATAG
- the ubiG gene encoding bifunctional 2-polyprenyl-6-hydroxyphenol methylase/3-demethylubiquinol 3-O-methyltransferase UbiG → MKNEMRTTIDQNEIDHFSRISAEWWNPQGKFRPLHQFNPARLAYIREKICLEFHRDPVSLMPFENLRILDIGCGGGLLCEPMARLGAMVVGADAAQTNIEVAKIHATQSGLSIDYRTTTAETLANQGEKFDIILNMEVVEHVADVNLFMAATAKMLKPQGLMFVSTLNRTWKAWGLAIIGAEYILRWLPKGTHDYKKFLKPQELNNLLSKNSLTVIDKIGITYNPLNDSWNRSKDMDVNYMLLAKKF, encoded by the coding sequence ATGAAGAATGAAATGCGTACCACTATCGATCAAAATGAAATTGATCATTTTTCACGTATTTCTGCCGAATGGTGGAATCCACAGGGAAAGTTTCGCCCACTTCATCAGTTCAATCCAGCACGTCTTGCTTATATTAGAGAAAAAATCTGTTTAGAATTTCATCGCGATCCTGTTTCACTTATGCCCTTTGAAAATTTGAGAATTCTTGATATTGGCTGTGGGGGTGGTTTGTTATGTGAACCAATGGCACGTCTTGGTGCTATGGTCGTAGGAGCTGATGCGGCACAAACCAACATTGAAGTTGCAAAAATCCATGCAACCCAAAGTGGTCTTTCAATTGACTACCGCACGACTACTGCCGAAACATTAGCCAATCAAGGAGAGAAATTTGATATCATCCTTAATATGGAGGTTGTTGAACATGTCGCTGATGTTAACCTCTTTATGGCAGCTACAGCAAAAATGCTTAAACCACAAGGGCTGATGTTTGTTTCAACACTCAACCGTACATGGAAAGCATGGGGACTAGCAATTATAGGTGCTGAATATATTTTACGTTGGCTCCCAAAAGGAACCCATGACTATAAAAAGTTCCTAAAGCCTCAGGAACTTAATAATCTCTTATCAAAAAATTCTCTCACTGTTATCGATAAAATCGGTATTACTTATAACCCCTTAAACGACAGCTGGAATCGGTCAAAAGACATGGATGTTAACTATATGCTTCTTGCAAAAAAGTTCTAG
- a CDS encoding aspartate kinase — protein MARIVMKFGGTSVADIECIHNVARHVKREVDAGNEVAVVVSAMAGKTNELVQWTCDASPRHKDACEYDVVVASGEQVTAGLLALTLQEMGINARSWLGWQIPIHTDSAHSRARITDIDGSFLIERFQEGQVAVIAGFQGLAPDNRISTLGRGGSDTSAVAIAAAIQADRCDIYTDVDGVYTTDPRIEPKARRLPKVAFEEMLEMASLGAKVLQVRSVELAMVHKVRTFVRSSFEDPDALGMGDSINSSGTLICDEDEIVEQQNVTGIAFAKDEAQVSLRRLSDRPGISAAIFGPLAEARINVDMIVQNISEDGSKTDMTFTVPSADVEKAVALLKKNHKEIGFDVIQFESDLAKVSVIGIGMRSHAGVAATAFHALAEKGINIQAITTSEIKISILIDSAYTELAVRTLHAVYGLDKG, from the coding sequence ATGGCGCGGATTGTCATGAAATTTGGCGGAACATCTGTAGCAGACATTGAATGTATTCACAATGTTGCACGGCATGTTAAAAGAGAAGTAGATGCTGGTAATGAGGTTGCCGTTGTTGTATCCGCGATGGCTGGAAAAACCAATGAGCTCGTTCAGTGGACATGTGATGCTTCGCCAAGACATAAAGATGCTTGTGAATATGATGTCGTTGTTGCTTCTGGTGAGCAGGTAACGGCGGGTTTATTGGCTCTTACACTCCAAGAAATGGGCATAAATGCGCGTTCATGGCTTGGTTGGCAAATCCCTATTCATACGGATAGCGCGCATAGTCGTGCACGCATTACAGATATTGATGGTTCTTTTTTAATAGAACGTTTTCAGGAAGGTCAGGTAGCTGTCATTGCGGGTTTTCAAGGGTTAGCTCCGGATAATCGGATTTCTACTTTAGGGCGTGGTGGATCAGATACGAGTGCTGTTGCTATAGCGGCAGCTATACAAGCTGACCGCTGTGATATTTATACAGATGTGGATGGCGTTTATACAACCGATCCACGTATAGAACCTAAGGCACGTCGTTTACCAAAGGTTGCTTTTGAAGAAATGTTAGAAATGGCTTCTCTTGGGGCAAAAGTTTTACAGGTTCGTTCTGTTGAATTGGCAATGGTTCATAAAGTTCGTACCTTTGTGCGTTCAAGTTTTGAGGATCCCGATGCATTAGGCATGGGGGATTCGATAAATTCTTCTGGAACACTTATTTGCGATGAGGATGAAATTGTGGAACAACAAAATGTTACTGGTATTGCTTTTGCTAAGGATGAAGCACAAGTCTCTCTCCGTAGACTTTCAGATCGCCCGGGGATTTCCGCAGCAATTTTTGGACCTTTAGCCGAAGCGCGCATTAATGTCGATATGATTGTACAAAATATTTCTGAAGATGGTTCAAAAACCGATATGACTTTTACGGTACCGTCTGCAGATGTAGAGAAGGCGGTCGCCCTTCTTAAGAAAAACCATAAAGAAATTGGATTTGATGTTATCCAATTTGAAAGCGATCTTGCCAAGGTATCTGTTATTGGTATTGGCATGCGCAGTCATGCAGGTGTTGCGGCTACGGCATTTCATGCTTTGGCGGAAAAAGGTATTAATATTCAAGCAATCACAACTTCCGAGATTAAGATTTCTATTTTAATTGACAGCGCTTATACTGAGCTTGCAGTGAGAACATTACATGCTGTTTATGGGCTTGATAAGGGCTAA
- the nhaA gene encoding Na+/H+ antiporter NhaA produces the protein MSDLSSNRLPNRASRVTNQALSALERFLHIEALSGVVLLLAAAAALIFANSQYASLYESFWHTPFGFNFGHFTLSWDLHFWVNDALMTVFFLVAGMEIRREIHEGALADFKQAILPIVAAIGGVCLPAIIYLSFNFNGGHTHGWAVPTATDIAFALGILALLGKNIPSNLHIILLSLAIIDDIIAVLIIAFFYSTNIDPSGLIIAAAGIALVLFFQWIGLASAWLYVLPGAIIWWGLMVTGVHPSLAGVILGMMTPVFPTRTLVAPLTMLSNAMQILQEKNVKTDLHHISTALKKMRKGQRDMIAPVTRVQKTLHPWVAYGVMPIFAFANAGVSFENFDLSSYESFLIVFGVVIGLFVGKPLGIIFASYLAVKTGLCRLPPQMTWTGVLLIGFLAGIGFTMSIFVSMLAFKDITLLDSAKIGVLCGSGLSALVGLGYGVIYIKRNKKNLRSS, from the coding sequence ATGTCTGATTTATCTTCAAATCGCTTGCCTAATCGCGCTTCTCGTGTCACAAATCAAGCACTTTCTGCTCTTGAGCGTTTTCTCCATATTGAAGCTCTTAGCGGTGTCGTTCTTTTATTAGCTGCTGCTGCTGCGCTCATTTTTGCTAATTCTCAATATGCTTCTCTCTATGAATCCTTCTGGCATACTCCTTTTGGCTTTAACTTCGGCCATTTTACCCTCTCATGGGATTTACATTTCTGGGTTAACGATGCTCTCATGACTGTTTTCTTCCTTGTCGCAGGAATGGAAATTCGACGTGAAATTCATGAAGGCGCTCTCGCTGATTTTAAACAAGCAATTTTGCCAATTGTTGCCGCAATAGGTGGGGTTTGTCTCCCTGCAATTATTTATCTCAGCTTTAACTTTAATGGGGGGCATACGCATGGTTGGGCTGTACCAACAGCAACAGATATTGCCTTTGCTCTGGGTATTCTAGCTCTTCTTGGCAAAAACATTCCTTCTAACCTTCACATTATTCTCTTATCTCTAGCAATTATTGATGATATCATTGCTGTTCTCATTATTGCTTTCTTCTACTCCACAAATATTGATCCTAGTGGTTTAATCATCGCCGCAGCAGGAATTGCCTTAGTGTTGTTTTTTCAATGGATTGGTCTTGCTTCAGCATGGCTTTACGTTCTGCCTGGTGCAATCATCTGGTGGGGCTTAATGGTAACAGGTGTTCACCCATCACTTGCTGGTGTAATCTTAGGTATGATGACCCCAGTTTTTCCTACCCGAACTTTAGTAGCACCACTCACCATGCTAAGCAACGCGATGCAAATCCTCCAAGAAAAAAATGTCAAAACAGATTTGCATCATATCTCAACTGCACTGAAAAAAATGCGCAAAGGACAACGCGATATGATTGCACCAGTGACGCGTGTACAGAAAACTTTGCATCCATGGGTTGCCTATGGTGTTATGCCAATTTTTGCCTTTGCAAATGCTGGTGTTAGTTTTGAAAATTTTGATCTTTCTTCTTATGAATCATTCTTGATCGTCTTCGGTGTTGTTATTGGTCTTTTTGTTGGTAAGCCCTTAGGAATTATTTTTGCTAGTTATTTAGCTGTAAAAACAGGACTATGTCGCCTACCTCCTCAAATGACTTGGACTGGTGTTTTGCTCATTGGATTTTTAGCGGGAATTGGCTTTACAATGTCTATCTTTGTTTCAATGCTTGCTTTTAAAGATATTACCTTACTTGATTCTGCAAAAATTGGTGTCCTTTGTGGATCTGGTTTGTCTGCTCTTGTCGGCCTTGGATATGGAGTTATTTACATAAAGCGCAATAAAAAGAATCTTCGTAGTTCTTAA
- a CDS encoding SLC13 family permease has protein sequence MTENQIMAFSIIGLMMVVFIWDRFRYDLIAICTLLVSCIVGLVSPKEAFSGFSNDIVIIVGSVFVVSTAVSRSGIMEFIIQRVWPDVKSVRLQLAFLVISVVFLSMFVKNIGALAIMLPIAFQFARRSQVSPSVFLMPMAFGSLLGGLMTQIGTSPNVVISAMQERLTGVSFTMFDFTPVGAAVATVGVLYLVFFAWRLPVRVRSGVSFDDAIDIRNYVSEVHIPANSPIVGKTIVDLVKPSGGDVMVLQVIRNKVSISPLPDFVLSENDIILLEGSHTGLDSVMNSARLEFFSGRIIPTGDKDSDVDIIEAVITHNSPLIGINAKDFSLFDRYVVNLLALSRQHERVRGRLGDIVFHLGDVIVLQGQDTVLPNLLRELKCLPLAKRNIVFGNLRHGFVSLAILFIAIILTAFHIVPVAFSFFSAAAAMVIFRVLPARDLYQALDGQILVLLATLIPVSEALEKTGCTDLIGQWLSQLAVFFPPSGALALMLVTAMLVTPFLNNAATVMMVAPIASSFAHSLHYKPEAFLMAVAIGAGCEFLTPIGHQSNMLVMAPGGYRFSDYPRFGAPLAVLIVIVAIPMLMWIWPLQ, from the coding sequence ATGACAGAAAATCAAATAATGGCTTTTTCTATCATTGGTCTCATGATGGTTGTTTTTATTTGGGATCGATTCCGTTATGATCTTATCGCTATTTGCACATTATTGGTTTCTTGTATCGTTGGCCTTGTTAGTCCGAAGGAGGCTTTTAGTGGTTTTAGCAATGATATTGTTATTATTGTGGGAAGTGTATTTGTTGTCAGTACGGCTGTATCGCGTTCTGGTATCATGGAGTTTATTATACAACGGGTATGGCCAGATGTAAAATCAGTGCGCCTTCAATTGGCTTTTTTGGTTATTTCTGTCGTATTTTTATCAATGTTTGTTAAAAACATTGGCGCTTTGGCTATTATGCTTCCTATTGCTTTTCAATTTGCACGGCGTTCTCAGGTTTCACCTTCTGTCTTTTTGATGCCTATGGCATTTGGTTCTTTACTTGGTGGTCTTATGACACAAATAGGGACTTCTCCTAATGTTGTTATTTCAGCGATGCAAGAACGTTTAACGGGTGTCTCTTTTACCATGTTTGATTTTACACCAGTTGGTGCAGCTGTTGCTACTGTTGGTGTACTCTATTTGGTCTTTTTTGCTTGGCGTTTACCTGTCCGTGTGCGTTCCGGTGTGTCGTTTGATGATGCTATTGATATTCGTAACTATGTTTCAGAAGTACATATTCCAGCAAATTCACCGATTGTGGGAAAAACGATTGTTGATCTCGTTAAACCATCAGGTGGTGATGTTATGGTGCTTCAAGTTATCAGAAACAAAGTATCTATTTCACCATTGCCAGATTTTGTTCTGTCTGAAAACGATATTATTTTGCTAGAAGGTTCGCATACGGGACTAGACAGTGTAATGAATTCAGCGCGTTTAGAATTTTTCTCTGGTCGAATCATTCCCACGGGTGATAAGGACAGCGATGTTGATATTATTGAGGCCGTTATCACGCATAATTCACCTCTTATTGGTATCAATGCAAAAGACTTCTCATTGTTTGATCGCTATGTTGTAAATTTGCTTGCATTAAGTCGTCAACATGAAAGAGTACGAGGGAGGCTTGGTGATATTGTTTTCCATCTTGGAGATGTGATCGTTTTACAGGGTCAAGATACGGTTCTGCCAAATTTATTACGAGAACTGAAATGTTTGCCATTAGCTAAGCGTAATATTGTATTTGGTAATTTACGGCATGGTTTTGTCTCGTTAGCCATTCTTTTTATAGCAATTATTTTGACAGCTTTTCATATTGTTCCAGTTGCCTTTTCTTTTTTTTCAGCAGCAGCAGCGATGGTTATCTTTCGCGTTTTGCCAGCACGTGACTTGTATCAAGCATTAGATGGTCAAATATTGGTTTTATTAGCAACTCTTATTCCTGTGAGTGAAGCGCTAGAGAAGACAGGATGTACAGATCTTATAGGTCAATGGCTCAGCCAATTAGCGGTATTTTTCCCACCATCTGGTGCGTTAGCACTTATGCTGGTTACAGCCATGTTGGTAACGCCATTTTTGAATAATGCAGCAACAGTTATGATGGTCGCACCAATCGCATCGAGTTTCGCCCATTCCCTCCATTATAAACCTGAGGCTTTTCTGATGGCTGTTGCAATTGGTGCGGGATGTGAATTTCTCACACCTATTGGACATCAAAGTAATATGCTTGTAATGGCGCCAGGAGGATACCGTTTTAGTGATTATCCACGTTTTGGAGCGCCGTTGGCAGTATTGATAGTCATAGTTGCTATTCCAATGCTCATGTGGATTTGGCCATTACAGTAG
- a CDS encoding DUF2659 family protein, with protein MSYDSFIAEVNAEVRQEKALAFWRRYGFSVIVAIIVFILMIVTYQIYHHEQIKKAGHVGDAFLKSLELADTGHFDEAMKQLENVKASNFGGYPFLARLREASLFMEQGDVVKSVEIFDSVADDKVAPQILRKVAKIRAAYILVDSGNFDDVKKRVEEMANDIDPMRMSAREALGLAAYKAGKMDEAVAYFRKISEEESLGLKIKDRARMMLELIQAEGKANKE; from the coding sequence ATGTCATATGATAGTTTTATTGCTGAAGTTAATGCAGAGGTTCGTCAGGAAAAAGCTCTTGCTTTTTGGAGACGTTATGGTTTTTCAGTGATTGTTGCAATTATTGTTTTCATTCTGATGATTGTTACTTATCAAATTTATCATCATGAGCAAATAAAAAAAGCGGGTCATGTTGGTGATGCATTTTTAAAAAGCCTTGAACTTGCAGATACAGGTCACTTTGATGAAGCGATGAAGCAATTAGAAAATGTTAAAGCCTCGAATTTTGGTGGCTATCCTTTTCTAGCGCGTTTGCGTGAAGCGTCTTTATTTATGGAACAAGGTGATGTTGTTAAATCGGTGGAGATCTTTGATTCTGTTGCAGATGATAAAGTAGCACCGCAAATTTTACGAAAAGTTGCAAAAATTCGAGCGGCTTATATTTTGGTTGATAGCGGGAACTTTGATGACGTCAAAAAGCGTGTCGAAGAGATGGCAAATGATATTGATCCTATGCGTATGTCGGCAAGAGAGGCTTTAGGCCTGGCAGCTTATAAAGCAGGTAAAATGGATGAGGCTGTTGCTTATTTTCGAAAGATTTCTGAAGAGGAGTCTCTAGGATTAAAAATAAAAGATCGGGCTCGAATGATGCTTGAGCTGATACAAGCTGAAGGCAAGGCAAATAAGGAATGA
- the der gene encoding ribosome biogenesis GTPase Der yields the protein MSLTIAIVGRPNVGKSTLFNRLVGQKLALVDDKPGVTRDRRIHAAKLQDLRFDVIDTAGLEEAGDHTLEGRMRSHTKVAIDEADLILFVFDAKSGITPSDLNFASLVRKSGKPIVLVANKSESKAATGREYEAWSLGLGEPCLISAEHGLGLTDLRDAIVGAVGSTHTFENNKEEAYIAVQPVAVGDDRDDLEEEGFVYDESKPIRIAIAGRPNTGKSTLINSMLQQDRLLTGPEAGLTRDSISVDWEWRGRHIKLFDTAGLRRKSKIQEKLEKLSVADTLRAIRFAEVVVIVFDATIPFEKQDLQIVDLVIREGRVPLIAFNKWDLIENSQETLIDLHEKCSRLLPQVRGLRAIPLSGQYGQGIDKLMENVTMLHRVWNRRISTGKLNRWLETVVAHHPPPAISGRRLKVKYITQVKTRPPGFVISCSRPKVMPQSYLRYLSNGLRDTFDMLGVPIRISLRASDNPFAPHSKKK from the coding sequence ATGAGCCTTACCATTGCTATAGTTGGTCGTCCCAATGTTGGGAAGTCAACACTCTTTAATCGTTTGGTTGGGCAAAAATTAGCTTTGGTTGATGACAAGCCAGGCGTTACGCGGGATCGGCGTATTCATGCGGCAAAACTTCAAGATTTGCGTTTTGATGTGATTGATACGGCTGGGTTAGAAGAAGCTGGTGATCATACACTTGAAGGCCGTATGCGTTCCCATACAAAAGTTGCTATTGATGAAGCAGATCTGATTTTATTTGTGTTTGATGCGAAGAGCGGAATAACGCCGAGTGATTTAAATTTTGCTTCATTGGTTCGTAAATCAGGCAAACCGATTGTGCTTGTTGCGAATAAGTCTGAGTCAAAGGCAGCCACAGGGAGAGAGTATGAAGCATGGTCATTAGGTTTGGGAGAGCCTTGCCTGATCTCTGCTGAACATGGGTTGGGTCTTACAGATCTTCGTGATGCAATTGTAGGAGCTGTTGGGAGCACACACACTTTTGAAAACAACAAAGAAGAAGCATATATTGCTGTACAACCTGTAGCTGTTGGTGATGATAGAGATGATTTAGAAGAGGAAGGATTTGTTTACGATGAAAGTAAACCCATTCGTATCGCCATTGCGGGGCGTCCAAATACAGGAAAATCAACTCTCATCAATAGTATGCTGCAACAAGATCGGTTGTTAACAGGTCCTGAAGCGGGACTTACACGTGATTCTATTTCTGTAGATTGGGAATGGCGTGGTCGTCATATTAAACTTTTTGATACCGCAGGTTTGCGTCGAAAATCAAAAATCCAAGAAAAATTAGAGAAACTTTCCGTTGCGGATACTTTGCGTGCAATTCGTTTTGCAGAGGTGGTCGTAATTGTTTTTGATGCAACGATACCTTTTGAAAAACAGGATTTACAAATTGTTGATCTTGTGATTCGGGAAGGGCGTGTTCCCCTTATTGCTTTTAATAAATGGGATCTTATTGAAAATAGCCAAGAAACATTGATTGATTTGCATGAAAAATGTAGTCGCCTTCTTCCTCAGGTTCGTGGTTTAAGAGCCATCCCTTTATCGGGTCAATACGGTCAAGGGATTGATAAACTAATGGAAAATGTCACGATGCTGCATCGTGTGTGGAATCGCCGTATTTCTACAGGAAAATTGAATAGATGGCTTGAAACTGTCGTTGCGCATCATCCACCACCTGCAATTTCAGGGCGCCGTCTTAAGGTTAAATATATAACACAAGTTAAAACGCGTCCTCCTGGATTTGTAATTTCTTGTTCTCGACCAAAGGTAATGCCACAATCATATTTACGTTATCTTTCTAATGGATTACGTGATACGTTTGATATGCTTGGTGTACCAATTCGCATATCATTACGCGCATCTGATAATCCTTTTGCACCACATTCAAAAAAGAAATAA
- a CDS encoding AtpZ/AtpI family protein, producing MVKSSEPSVPLRESEGKEQEECYQSEDLECRRENLARALMHKGALEERKTDKEGEESRGKIAQAVKLSSEFLASIIVGAVLGLGFDKLAGSLPWGLVFFLFLGFAAGVLSILRSVGYVASSPLRQKGVLRQDKGADKRSDK from the coding sequence ATGGTGAAGAGCAGTGAGCCGAGTGTACCGCTGCGGGAATCCGAAGGAAAGGAACAGGAGGAATGCTATCAGTCAGAGGATTTGGAATGTCGTAGAGAAAACTTAGCAAGAGCTTTAATGCATAAAGGAGCATTAGAAGAGCGAAAAACTGATAAGGAGGGAGAAGAGTCACGAGGGAAGATAGCCCAAGCGGTTAAGCTTTCTAGTGAGTTTTTGGCGAGTATTATTGTAGGTGCTGTTTTGGGGTTGGGTTTTGATAAATTAGCAGGTTCATTGCCATGGGGGTTGGTATTTTTTCTTTTTCTTGGATTTGCTGCAGGTGTATTGAGTATTCTTCGGTCTGTGGGGTATGTTGCTTCCAGTCCATTAAGGCAGAAAGGCGTATTGCGCCAAGATAAAGGGGCCGATAAAAGGTCCGATAAATGA
- a CDS encoding F0F1 ATP synthase subunit A: MTSHAPDPIHQFEISRLIKISVGNMDFSFTNVSFFIVATVFVTSVFLFFSSSSRGLVPTRMQSLSEMAYEFVASTLRESSGVQGMQFFPLVFSLFTFILVANFIGLFPYFYTITSQIMITFSLAMLVILTVIGYGFYKHGIRFLKLFVPSGVPVVVLPLVTMIEVISFLSRPISLSLRLFANMLAGHITLKVFSGFIVSMIGVGIVGIGGSILPLIMTVAITALEFLVAFLQAYVFTVLTCMYLNDAVHPGH, encoded by the coding sequence GTGACATCGCACGCTCCAGATCCTATTCATCAATTTGAGATTTCACGGTTGATTAAGATTTCCGTAGGAAATATGGATTTTTCCTTTACGAACGTATCGTTTTTTATCGTAGCTACAGTTTTTGTAACTTCAGTTTTTCTCTTTTTTTCATCATCAAGTCGTGGATTAGTCCCAACGCGAATGCAGTCTCTTTCAGAGATGGCATATGAATTTGTAGCATCAACTCTGCGAGAATCCTCTGGTGTACAGGGAATGCAATTTTTTCCTTTAGTTTTTTCCCTATTTACTTTTATTTTAGTCGCGAATTTTATTGGTCTTTTCCCTTACTTTTATACAATTACTTCTCAGATTATGATCACATTTTCGTTGGCGATGTTGGTGATTTTAACGGTGATAGGTTATGGTTTTTATAAGCATGGGATTCGTTTTTTGAAACTGTTTGTTCCCAGTGGTGTGCCTGTTGTTGTTTTGCCTCTTGTGACGATGATTGAGGTTATTTCTTTTCTTTCTCGTCCTATTAGCCTTTCGCTACGTCTTTTTGCGAATATGCTTGCGGGTCATATTACCCTCAAAGTATTTTCTGGTTTCATTGTTTCAATGATTGGGGTAGGGATTGTAGGAATCGGTGGTTCAATTTTGCCACTTATTATGACTGTAGCGATTACTGCTCTTGAATTTTTGGTAGCATTTCTTCAAGCTTACGTCTTTACAGTTTTAACATGTATGTATCTTAATGATGCAGTTCATCCAGGACATTAA
- a CDS encoding F0F1 ATP synthase subunit C codes for MELVLAAKYIGAGLACFGMAGTALGLGNIFGSYLSGALRNPSAADSQFGRLVFGFAVTEALGIFSLLIALLLLFAV; via the coding sequence ATGGAATTAGTGCTTGCAGCAAAATATATTGGCGCTGGGCTTGCTTGCTTTGGTATGGCAGGGACGGCTTTGGGCCTTGGAAATATTTTTGGTAGCTATCTTTCTGGTGCATTACGCAATCCATCAGCAGCAGATAGTCAATTTGGTCGTCTCGTCTTTGGTTTTGCTGTGACAGAAGCTTTGGGTATTTTTTCATTGCTTATTGCTTTATTGCTTCTTTTTGCGGTTTAA